The DNA segment aaacataaagaaGGTTGTTGTCATAacttaagatattaataaaaaatctgttttaacAATGTCGCTGtgcaaaatacaatttttggaTACGTCGTTTTCCATCTATGTAATGGCGAGTCAGTGTACAGTGTGTagtgtaaatgtaatttaatgtaaaatgtttcattattttaatatcctacaattttatataacaagtgCTGTTACGAGGGCGGTAACGTAATCCGCGAGCTAAAGATGGCAGTTCTATTTCCGAGCGTCGACGCCGCCCGATTTGGCACAGATCGCGCTGGGATTATTTTTAGGCAACTCCGGTCCTTCTAAACTTATCCGAACTTATGAACGGTTTCCGAAGCACTCTCGGCTCCTACACACTGTACAAGGACACTGCACTGCACAGCACGGCACTTACGTCGCACGGGTTGAAGACGGTCACTCAGTCACTCGGCACGGGTACAGGACCGGCAGCAAAGCGACGTTGGAATGTGGAGTCCGCGGCGACCGAGGCGGCTCTGGCCGGCGCTGGCTGCGTCCGCGGCGCCGCGACGGCCCTCGCCCCTCCCACACCGACCCCTCGGGGGTATATTTAGAAGCGGTCATTTTTGAACAGAACGGTCAGCTCCGGTTTCTAACGATTTCGGAGCACGAAACTCAGCACACATTCAACGTGACAGGGAGACGCGAAGGGCGTGGCTCCTGTGTTCTCCTTTGTGTATCATGAATTCTTTGGGGAAAACTAATTTTCTTGACAATCTTCCATcactctttaatattatttaaggctCTCATCGTtccaaaaatatgtatattttaaagtagattattaaattatattatttattgttaaaatcaCCAATTTAAATAGCGGGAAAATATCACTTAGTTGTAATTCTCATATTGTAGATAAACTTTTTGGTCTTATTTATATGGTTCTCAggctaatataaaaaaaaacattgttttgtttagtagtatgtataaaaattatttgtagtaGAGATGCAAACAAACAATAtctactttttatttcttttgtagtCTGCAATGTGATACTTTCAAGGCACATGTTTCACTTCTTTCAAAGTggagttaattttaaaagaattcggTTTAGTTTTTCTAAttcttgaatataaataaagaaaatttagttttattttaggtaACAAGcgcttaaaattattgttgagTGTATAAAAGAAACCTCCAACAAAACAACGGATCTTTTTATAGCTCGAGAAGCGATATTAAGTAACGAAATTGACGTAGGTTGtaccagaaaaaaaaagtaatgtttactcaataaattttatgatttcaacTTTTGTATCATACTCAAGGCTATGCTAAATATTTTAGGTACGTAATGTCTAtctaaaatcataaatatactatacaatatattttttaatattttaataaacgtaaTCTAATGTCAAAcatcgaaatatttttgtcagcCGTCAATCTCCAATAGATCCTACATCAATGTCACCGAGTAGTTTCCAGTatcatgttttttaaaattaagatttgaatatttttttgcagacAAAATGAGgtagttaaaatattctgtgataaactatatgaaaaatgaattCTTCTAATGAACCCTATGATCAAAACACTCCTAGGCGACGACGGCTTGGTATAAGGaagagttataaaataagtgaagtttctaaaataaatacttctcTTATAAAGAGTAACCCAGTAAACCAACGACTTAATttaacgaataatattagGTGTGAATCGCCTCCTTTGCCGTGCAATCAGGTAGAATATATCTTGGGCGAATCCGCGGATTCATCTTTAAGTAGTGAAATTCCTTGTTCTCCAGGGATAACAGATTCTtgtttcatagaaaatatcaATTGGGATTCtttcgtatataataaaaaagacaaagataAAAATGTGGACTCAGCTAATTGttcaaatgttataaacacaacaattaaagaaaaaaatactcaaaatgatatgtgttatttaacttcaaacagtgaaaaactatttaaagacGAAATAGAAGAGagttttgataatataaaccAATCGATATGCCAACATAATAGTAACAATGTTAATGcaagtatattatttgaaactaaGGACTCATTTTTACTAGACATAAGAGAAAGTGGTATCTTAGCGGCCGAGACAGAAGAAAAATCCATTTTTGTACCAAAAGCAAATCCAGTTACAAAGCATGAGGGTTTTTATGGCTTGCCAATGATTGTCAAAggattgtttaaaacttatagAAATATTGAACAGTTGTATGGTAAGTTGTTGCtttggtaaataaaactattctaaCTAAActatggagatattttgatttttctcACCTTGATCATTAACAAGATAGTTGCtgtttttgttaacatttgtTACTATTCccatgtaatatttaaatttaatctataatttaatttatagtcaATCAGTACTTTCAAATCTCCCATCTGGAGTATTAGTCTTTAATTCCAAATTAAGTCtttggaattttttaaatgcctcaaactaaatcaattttattatctaactATTAAGCACAAATGTTATGATCACATTGTATTCCCTTAGATTGGCAAGAGGAATGCCTTAATCTGCAGGCTATCAGAGATAGACTTAATTTGATCTATGCTCTACCGACAAGTGGCGGAAAAACTCTAGTTGCTGAAGTACTTATGTTGAGAGAAGTGATCAATAGAAAACATAATGCCATATTTATACTGCCCTTTGTTGCTATAGTGCAGGAAAAGGTAAATTATAATCCTTATAGTTAATTTAgggcagccctagcaggtttgtttcaaatttggtttggTAGAGAGGGGAGCTTGGATGGTGGAGGCGAGTGTTTACCGCGCGTTAGATAGAAGCCCTTTAAACCTACTCCGAGATCGCAAGTCCCAGAcattgttgaagctcctctctctacaaCGCGATGGATCCAGTACCCGCACAATTGACTAAAGTACTGTAACTAGtgcaaatattgtttatattgattatctataaagaattatatccCAAGGTTTCAAACCTTGCAGATATGGGCTCTGGCACCATTTGCCCTGCAACTGGAGTTCTTAGTAGAAGAATATGCAGGAGGAAAGGGTCACCTGCCACCAAAGAAAAGACGAAAAAagaacaccatatatatagcCACCATAGAAAAGGGGTTGGCGCTAGTCAGGAGTTTGATAGAACTCAACAGACTCGATGAAGTTGGACTCATTGTTGTGAGTTGGATGATTAAGATACGCTAATGGACTCTCTCATACACAGGAGACAAAATTATGACAAAATGTGTTATTGCTCTGTagattgctttaaaataaaactatacctCATTTGTATGAGTTTTGACTCAGGTAtggtcattattatttaatttgttgtcGCTTGTCAGGTTGACGAATTGCATCTCATAGGAGAGGCGGGTCGAGGCAGTACGCTGGAAACATTACTGACTACCGTCATTTTCGCTAATAGTAAGCTTTtccttcaaataataataaacaatggcttttcaatgttattttaattcttttaagtaATAAGTGTCGCTTTATCTAACAGAAGGAATCCAGATAGTCGGAATGAGTGCAACGATAGGTAATCTGCCAGATCTAGGACGATTTTTGAAGGCTGAGATATTTGAGAAGCAGTTTCGGCCAGTGGAGCTCAAGGAGTACGTGAAGCTGGGAGACGTGCTGTACAGGCTCCGCGAGGATATGGAATTGGTGGTGGAGAGGAAACTGGCTTATGATGTGAGTCGTACCATAGAGACCTTAGGACATGACCAAACGTGGATTTAGAATTATACTGTAACTTAAGACCTCACTTATTGGTGTTGGGTgactttatattaagtattagaAATGAACGGGAAGACTACTTTTCGTTTTTTAGATCTTGACGGGAGGCatgtaataatgttattttctatGGGTCTCTTAATAATGTCAATGTTTATTCGGTCACCCATCATGTCTTCGTGTGCTGTAGTACTCTCCGGCAGCACTGGCCCTGGACCCGGACTTCCTGGGCGGGCTGGTGTCGGAGGTGGTGCCCGGGGGATCGTGTCTAGTGTTCTGCCCCACTAAGAGGAACTGCGAGAACGTGGCCGCCTTACTGTGTCGGTTACAGAGAAAGTGAGCGGTGTGCTGCTGGTATATTGTGAAGTACTTTAGGAAGTATTGCGAAAGTTGTTGTCCTAGAACAtttctcataatatattgtcatATATTCAACTTCTAATGTCTTCATTTGAGTGTGTCCTCACTGCTCCGGGACACAGATATCAATTGTGTACTCAATGGTTTTATGCCGACGGCACTGCTAACGTCTCTATACTctgtctttttattaataaatgtactgAACTGGTTTCAGTCCGCCCTCCAACACGTTAATGAACTtatttttctatgtttttttattcagtaccAACATCATATACTCTGTATCTCCGTTAGTAATCTGacatgtaataaaatctatcTTACATGATATAACAGCTCCATAAAGCTTCAGATCCGACTGCTTTAAACTCAATTTCTGTGTGATTGTTGCTCTTTAGAGACATGTCCCAACATCGTACTGAGGAACGTACCGCTTTGCAACGCTCTCTGTGTAACGAGGGCGCGGCCCCGGGGCTGGTGGGTGCTGCGGCAGCGGGAGTCGCCTTCCACCACGCGGGGCTCTCGGCTGACGAGAGGTCGCTCATTGATAATGCCTTCAGGTAAGGTCAGGTAATAAATAGCTAAGTTGGTTTGAAAGACTGCAAGATCTTTTGGATTTCACTTGTTCTCTTTGATGACACTCATGCTAGAACAGCTTCTGTTCACTCAAATGTCTTAGCACGACTCGAATCGATCTGATTGTTGTGGACCTTATTCgccttaatttaatatttatatcacccTGCCGTCGCAGACTACTGACCTTCTATTAAGGAGTGTTTTCTTACCAAGTGGTAACTGTATGTTGACGTCATCAGATCCGGCGTGATATCAGTCATATGTTGCACGTCAACACTAGCGGCGGGGGTCAACCTGCCGGCGAGGCGGGTCATAGTCCGGGCTCCTCTAGTCGGTCGCCAGTTGCTCTCGATGGGGTCGTACAAACAGATGGTGGGCAGGGCGGGGCGGGCCGGCGTCTGCGAGGACGGTGAGACGGACCTCGccaactaaataatattcaatgaaaatcTTCCTGAATGCAATAAAGTGTTCGTCTCCTAGGTGAGAGTATCCTCATCGTCTCTCCTCGCGAATGGCCCGCGGTGCGAACACGGCTGTCCGAGGGTATTCCTCCAGCTCTGAGTTCTCTCAAGACGTCAATAGACGAGCTGCTGCTCAGCGCTGTTGCGCTCAATTTATGCACAGACCGAAAAGCGCTTAAAGCTCTTCTAGAGTCTACGCTACTGGCTATAGCGCCGGAGGAGGGGTGCGTATATGGAAGTTATAATTAGATTAGCAGCGACTTGTACTTTGAAGCTTAGATTCAAGATGATAGTATCGCGTATACAACTGTAGGAACAACAAGATAAACTGACCTTTAAAGAGTTACTTTACTCACTGTTTGTTACGTTTCGGTAATATGTATCGTTTCGGAACTTATTCCATAAATTTGAGGGTAGTTGGTCGTTCTAGTTCCGTGGACATTGATGAAGTGTGCAACGAGTCCATCGGCTCGTTGTTGAGGAGTGAGGCGCTCCAGGTGGTGGGTCGGGACGGACACGTGAAGGAAGACGAGCTACAGCTGGCGGTCAGCACGGTCGGTCGGGCGGCCGTTAAAGGTATATACATGGACAAAATCAACAGCGACCACGAGTTTCTTCCATCTTAAAACGAATTTGTATCTTTTGGGCGACCTTCATTTATGTCGTGAGAGCACAAACCAAACTTTCTCATAATGTTGATAGcgattctatttaatatattttctttaatataaagttacgtATACAGGTTGTTTAGATCTCACGACAACGAAGCAGCTCATGAAGGAGTTGGAGCAAGCGTCTCGGGGTCTGGTGTTGATGGGCTGTCTCCACTTACTATTCCTGGTGACTCCGCAGGAGGTGTCTATAAGACCCGACTATAGACACTACTACACACTGGTGAGTGGAGAGCTGGGGTGATACAGGGCGCTCTATGCGACTACTCAATGGGGTTATTTGTTCAGTACAGTAACCTGGACGAGGAGGGGCTGCAAACGGCCAGGGTCCTCGGCATCACGGAGGTCAACGCTGTCAGAATGATGACAGGGAAACCTATTACGGTGAGTTAACAACCAATAAaatgctatatatattatagctcCGTTGGCAAAGTCTGACTGACGCACCGTGGCTCGCAGGGTCCAAATGAACTATTTAAGCTATTGgtcatcaattaaaattatttgctgGCCAtccttacatttaaaacactcgctttttaattgaataataaacatgtGTCTGTTAGAGGCATTCCTATCTACTGTTACATGTCATGTTTCAGAACGTTTCAGAGAGCGTCTTAAACAGGTTCTACGTGGCGTTAACGTTACGAGATCTCTACAGACGAATGCCGTTCGCCGCTGTCTCGGATAAGTAAGACAatgtatttagaaatatatcctatttttcttaaaagaaGCCAGAAAAATATCAGACtattgcttttttttcataattcttGCTTCGTAGAAAATCTGATTTGGAGGTTAGAttcaattgtaaaataatatcaaaagataaaaatctTGGTTCTATATAACTCTCTACAAATATGAGAGTAAAAtaggtttaaattatttcctaaTTTTTTAATCGTGAGGCCGATAAAGGCCTTTCCGTGTCATCCTTGTCACTGGTCGGATTTTTACCGCTCTAATAATGGAACTTGAAAATggatattttgtaacaatgacTTACAAATGTTGTGGTGgagtgatataaaatattgacaacCTACAACAAAAGCTCTCTCGTCTTTTAGTGTTCAAATAGTCATATCTTTTTGTAGGTACAACATCCCCAAAGGTACTATCAGTAGTCTGTTATCGTCGGCGGTGGCTCTCTGTTTGGGAGCCCAGCGGGCGTGTGTCGAGTTGGGTTCTTGGACGTACGGAACACTGTTCGATGAACTCGGTTCACGACTCAAGCATTGCGGCGCACCGGAACTCGAGGCGCTCATGGAACTACCCGCAGTTAAGAAGGTAGAGGCACGTGGCCAACCAAACaagataaattatgtaaacaaaCCGTTAACCACTTAAGTAATATTGTCCTGGTAAATATGTgcacacatttaaaaatattacaatatttcttatatgtaACGCAATACGTCCTTTGACTAAAATCAACTCTCCTAAGAACACCACCACTTTGTTTCTTTAGCCCTATTGGCCATGAATAGTCTTTAAGCTGAAGTGACCTCatactttctaaaaaaataagcgattttttttaaaataaataatgtaaactaTTAGCTGCTACTGAAATAGTGCGTTCATCACCCACTACTTCATTTCTATCTAccaacgatatatatatatatcgtttttTTAACATAGATAGTTGGTATATTTACGCGGCCTCATTTATATAGAAGTCCAGTTTAACTCTGTGAACATGTTTCGAGAGTATTCATTCATTAAACGACTAACGAACGACCGTCGGACTGTAGACTGTATAGGCCTTATGTACTCGGAGTGTGGTTCAGGGTCGCGCGCTCCAACTACACCGAGCT comes from the Danaus plexippus chromosome 15, MEX_DaPlex, whole genome shotgun sequence genome and includes:
- the LOC116766121 gene encoding helicase POLQ-like, which gives rise to MNSSNEPYDQNTPRRRRLGIRKSYKISEVSKINTSLIKSNPVNQRLNLTNNIRCESPPLPCNQVEYILGESADSSLSSEIPCSPGITDSCFIENINWDSFVYNKKDKDKNVDSANCSNVINTTIKEKNTQNDMCYLTSNSEKLFKDEIEESFDNINQSICQHNSNNVNASILFETKDSFLLDIRESGILAAETEEKSIFVPKANPVTKHEGFYGLPMIVKGLFKTYRNIEQLYDWQEECLNLQAIRDRLNLIYALPTSGGKTLVAEVLMLREVINRKHNAIFILPFVAIVQEKIWALAPFALQLEFLVEEYAGGKGHLPPKKRRKKNTIYIATIEKGLALVRSLIELNRLDEVGLIVVDELHLIGEAGRGSTLETLLTTVIFANKGIQIVGMSATIGNLPDLGRFLKAEIFEKQFRPVELKEYVKLGDVLYRLREDMELVVERKLAYDYSPAALALDPDFLGGLVSEVVPGGSCLVFCPTKRNCENVAALLCRLQRKDMSQHRTEERTALQRSLCNEGAAPGLVGAAAAGVAFHHAGLSADERSLIDNAFRSGVISVICCTSTLAAGVNLPARRVIVRAPLVGRQLLSMGSYKQMVGRAGRAGVCEDGESILIVSPREWPAVRTRLSEGIPPALSSLKTSIDELLLSAVALNLCTDRKALKALLESTLLAIAPEEGSVDIDEVCNESIGSLLRSEALQVVGRDGHVKEDELQLAVSTVGRAAVKGCLDLTTTKQLMKELEQASRGLVLMGCLHLLFLVTPQEVSIRPDYRHYYTLYSNLDEEGLQTARVLGITEVNAVRMMTGKPITNVSESVLNRFYVALTLRDLYRRMPFAAVSDKYNIPKGTISSLLSSAVALCLGAQRACVELGSWTYGTLFDELGSRLKHCGAPELEALMELPAVKKGRALQLHRAGFRRLEDVARAAPDDLVAAVTHLSRTAANHLISAARVLLIEKVENLRAEAEDVMEGLNL